A single region of the Halichondria panicea chromosome 10, odHalPani1.1, whole genome shotgun sequence genome encodes:
- the LOC135342171 gene encoding uncharacterized protein LOC135342171 isoform X1 — translation MKHGHVLVNIVNMLMFGPAGTGKTNLKYLLTDKPPLLQRDSTPCMEKPVRIRPVSNTKFKSTGRGWEEMSQPKLRKLLAEIITKLPKESADPSTVSRVAESLKKMTTTELISDSDEQISGSSSSPLRRIDSDTLSGSARKLKKAVDEVIASVVSGVAEELKPATQGTDQLSSSDQQEGELFDSNWVYVTDCGGQPQFHDISPLFIKHISVALIVLRLIDELSSFPSDEYYKDGQLVGSPRASHMTLGETLQSLIRSIESHTSQDKKPSMIFVGTFLDQLDESSDTLIKRNQEILDMLPPDIKKLLVYNDSGLNNLIFGLNTISRDDDSLATANRIRITVEDSIPLQVKMPIWWSFLDSLLQSLSASLERGVLSIGECLQLATRFGYLLKDLEAALVFFDNVCIAHYYPSILPNTVFVDAQIPLDKITELSQHAIFLRNAEVKSRSTLSTGMTKAEWKRFRDEGIVTLGFLRFFKKHYVEGIFSPEDMLLIMKDLLVIAPIPLVESTTHQAEFFMPSLLTSIPPAELDKIRSSFTISPFAIYFRSGCIRSGVFCCLVVDVIKRLDWKVFLPSGKLICFAKNCIQLRIPKHPFTVALIDSFSYIEVYIDVPFPLRNEICPTIRNEILSSIKLSCKALHYNNDTPETGIFCPCKKSTGSKLHLADLSERKDYWICSQEARVYGKLSDEHRIWLDNSEGSGEPSSVTRDVTERTSDELQYPGNSVMEDVCLKTEVHVHVHDQRNTSNPAMEHVVNKTSDQHTSEFSSVTVMEDVCKKTGVRDQQLDQEIPESDIILIAEKFPHLLSVHKVLTIDDLQHVYEKLHTAHESASPHWFNLGLALGLHHSVLAIIKIQNHEECVSCLREMLVKLLSTQHVTWSLLSDALKKPTVDLINLADSITATTPNLLNRLNLTPADLGDVTDVTRCYGNQAGVAHALGAWQSVNPSRATFRALVEIAIGLRRGDTATDICRFIVENTSGTDRN, via the exons ATGAAGCACGGACACGTCTTGGTTAACATTGTCAACATGCTCATGTTTGGACCGGCGGGAACAGGGAAGACCAACCTCAAGTACCTGCTAACCGACAAGCCCCCTCTGCTACAGCGTGACAGCACTCCTTGTATGGAAAAGCCAGTACGCATTCGACCCGTGTCCAACACAAAATTCAAGTCAACTGGAAGAGGCTGGGAAGAGATGTCTCAGCCAAAGCTGCGCAAGCTACTTGCTGAAATCATCACTAAGTTACCAAAAGAAAGCGCCGATCCATCCACCGTATCAAGGGTTGCCGAGAGCTTGAAGAAGATGACCACAACCGAGCTAATTTCTGATTCCGATGAGCAAATTTCTGGTTCCAGTTCGAGCCCATTGAGGAGGATCGATTCCGATACACTTTCTGGCTCTGCAAGAAAGTTGAAGAAAGCCGTTGATGAAGTGATTGCGAGtgtagtgagtggtgtggCAGAAGAGCTGAAGCCAGCCACACAGGGAACTGACCAACTGTCGAGCAGTGACCAGCAAGAAGGAGAACTGTTTGATTCCAACTGGGTGTACGTTACCGACTGTGGCGGCCAGCCGCAATTCCACGACATCAGCCCTCTCTTCATCAAGCACATTTCGGTGGCGTTGATAGTCCTGCGTTTGATTGACGAACTCTCCAGTTTCCCTTCTGACGAGTACTACAAGGATGGGCAGCTTGTTGGTAGTCCTCGTGCATCTCACATGACCCTCGGGGAGACACTTCAGAGTCTCATTCGATCGATTGAGTCCCATACCTCACAAGACAAGAAGCCAAGTATGATCTTTGTGGGCACATTCTTGGATCAACTGGATGAGAGCTCGGATACACTTATCAAGAGGAATCAAGAGATTCTCGACATGCTGCCACCCGATATCAAGAAGCTATTGGTGTACAACGATTCTGGATTGAACAATCTTATTTTTGGTCTCAACACAATCAGCCGAGATGACGATTCACTGGCCACTGCCAATAGGATTAGAATTACTGTTGAGGACTCTATTCCGCTACAAGTCAAAATGCCCATCTGGTGGTCCTTCTTGGATTCACTTCTCCAGAGTTTATCTGCCAGTCTCGAGCGAGGTGTATTAAGCATTGGAGAATGTCTCCAATTAGCCACTCGATTTGGTTATTTGCTCAAAGATCTTGAAGCTGCTCTGGTCTTCTTTGACAACGTGTGTATAGCACACTACTATCCCTCCATTCTCCccaacacagtgtttgtggatgCCCAGATTCCACTAGACAAGATCACCGAGCTCTCACAGCACGCCATCTTCCTGAGGAATGCTGAAGTCAAGTCACGCTCTACTCTAAGCACAGGAATGACCAAGGCCGAGTGGAAGAGATTTCGAGATGAGGGCATAGTCACTTTAGGGTTCCTTCGATTCTTTAAAAAGCATTACGTTGAAGGCATCTTTTCTCCAGAAGATATGCTGTTGATCATGAAAGATCTTCTCGTGATTGCTCCCATTCCACTAGTGGAGTCCACTACCCACCAAGCCGAGTTCTTCATGCCATCTCTACTCACATCAATCCCACCTGCTGAGCTAGACAAGATTCGTTCCTCCTTCACAATATCACCCTTCGCTATCTACTTTCGTAGTGGGTGTATTCGCTCTGGAGTATTTTGCTGTCTAGTTGTGGACGTGATCAAGAGGTTGGACTGGAAAGTTTTTCTCCCCTCAGGGAAACTAATCTGTTTTGCTAAAAATTGTATCCAGCTAAGAATTCCCAAGCACCCGTTTACCGTGGCTCTGATCGACTCCTTCTCGTATATCGAAGTGTACATTGACGTCCCTTTTCCTTTACGCAATGAAATATGCCCTACGATTCGCAACGAAATTTTAAGCAGCATTAAATTGTCCTGTAAAGCGTTGCATTACAACAACGACACACCCGAGACAGGCATCTTTTGCCCATGCAAGAAGAGCACTGGAAGCAAATTGCACCTTGCTGATCTGAGCGAACGGAAGGACTATTGGATATGCTCCCAGGAGGCACGTGTGTATGGTAAGCTCAGTGACGAACATAGAATCTGGCTGGACAATAGCGAAGGTTCag GTGAACCATCCTCTGTTACGAGAGATGTCACTGAAAGAACAAGTGATGAGCTGCAATACCCCG GTAATTctgtaatggaagatgtgtgctTGAAGACggaagtacatgtgcatgttcaTGATCAGCGAAATACTTCTA ACCCTGCAATGGAACATGTGGTCAATAAAACGAGTGATCAACATACCA GTGAATTCTcctctgttacagtaatggaaGACGTGTGtaagaagactggagtgagggaccaacaactagatcaagaaatccctgagagtgacatcattctaatcGCGGAGAAATTTCCACACCTGCTGAGCGTGCACAAG GTTTTGACAATTGACGATCTGCAACATGTGTACGAGAAACTACACACTGCACATGAAAGTGCCAGCCCTCACTGGTTCAATCTGGGATTGGCTCTAGGTCTCCATCATTCTGTTCTTGCCATCATCAAGATCCAAAATCATGAAGAGTGTGTGTCTTGCTTGCGTGAAATGTTGGTTAAGCTCCTGAGTACACAACATGTAACATGGAGTCTCCTGTCAGACGCTCTCAAAAAGCCCACAGTGGATCTCATCAATTTGGCTGATAGCATCACAG CCACAACTCCTAACCTGCTGAATCGACTCAACCTCACCCCAGCTGACCTTGGTGATGTAACTGATGTCACACGTTGTTATGGCAATCAAGCTGGAGTGGCTCATGCATTGGGAGCGTGGCAAAGTGTGAATCCTTCCAGAGCTACCTTCAGGGCCTTGGTAGAAATTGCCATAGGACTGAGAAGAGGAGACACTGCTACAGACATTTGTAGATTCATTGTAGAGAATACGAGTGGAACTGACCGAAACTGA
- the LOC135342171 gene encoding uncharacterized protein LOC135342171 isoform X2, whose product MKHGHVLVNIVNMLMFGPAGTGKTNLKYLLTDKPPLLQRDSTPCMEKPVRIRPVSNTKFKSTGRGWEEMSQPKLRKLLAEIITKLPKESADPSTVSRVAESLKKMTTTELISDSDEQISGSSSSPLRRIDSDTLSGSARKLKKAVDEVIASVVSGVAEELKPATQGTDQLSSSDQQEGELFDSNWVYVTDCGGQPQFHDISPLFIKHISVALIVLRLIDELSSFPSDEYYKDGQLVGSPRASHMTLGETLQSLIRSIESHTSQDKKPSMIFVGTFLDQLDESSDTLIKRNQEILDMLPPDIKKLLVYNDSGLNNLIFGLNTISRDDDSLATANRIRITVEDSIPLQVKMPIWWSFLDSLLQSLSASLERGVLSIGECLQLATRFGYLLKDLEAALVFFDNVCIAHYYPSILPNTVFVDAQIPLDKITELSQHAIFLRNAEVKSRSTLSTGMTKAEWKRFRDEGIVTLGFLRFFKKHYVEGIFSPEDMLLIMKDLLVIAPIPLVESTTHQAEFFMPSLLTSIPPAELDKIRSSFTISPFAIYFRSGCIRSGVFCCLVVDVIKRLDWKVFLPSGKLICFAKNCIQLRIPKHPFTVALIDSFSYIEVYIDVPFPLRNEICPTIRNEILSSIKLSCKALHYNNDTPETGIFCPCKKSTGSKLHLADLSERKDYWICSQEARVYGKLSDEHRIWLDNSEGSGEPSSVTRDVTERTSDELQYPGNSVMEDVCLKTEVHVHVHDQRNTSNPAMEHVVNKTSDQHTIMEDVCKKTGVRDQQLDQEIPESDIILIAEKFPHLLSVHKVLTIDDLQHVYEKLHTAHESASPHWFNLGLALGLHHSVLAIIKIQNHEECVSCLREMLVKLLSTQHVTWSLLSDALKKPTVDLINLADSITATTPNLLNRLNLTPADLGDVTDVTRCYGNQAGVAHALGAWQSVNPSRATFRALVEIAIGLRRGDTATDICRFIVENTSGTDRN is encoded by the exons ATGAAGCACGGACACGTCTTGGTTAACATTGTCAACATGCTCATGTTTGGACCGGCGGGAACAGGGAAGACCAACCTCAAGTACCTGCTAACCGACAAGCCCCCTCTGCTACAGCGTGACAGCACTCCTTGTATGGAAAAGCCAGTACGCATTCGACCCGTGTCCAACACAAAATTCAAGTCAACTGGAAGAGGCTGGGAAGAGATGTCTCAGCCAAAGCTGCGCAAGCTACTTGCTGAAATCATCACTAAGTTACCAAAAGAAAGCGCCGATCCATCCACCGTATCAAGGGTTGCCGAGAGCTTGAAGAAGATGACCACAACCGAGCTAATTTCTGATTCCGATGAGCAAATTTCTGGTTCCAGTTCGAGCCCATTGAGGAGGATCGATTCCGATACACTTTCTGGCTCTGCAAGAAAGTTGAAGAAAGCCGTTGATGAAGTGATTGCGAGtgtagtgagtggtgtggCAGAAGAGCTGAAGCCAGCCACACAGGGAACTGACCAACTGTCGAGCAGTGACCAGCAAGAAGGAGAACTGTTTGATTCCAACTGGGTGTACGTTACCGACTGTGGCGGCCAGCCGCAATTCCACGACATCAGCCCTCTCTTCATCAAGCACATTTCGGTGGCGTTGATAGTCCTGCGTTTGATTGACGAACTCTCCAGTTTCCCTTCTGACGAGTACTACAAGGATGGGCAGCTTGTTGGTAGTCCTCGTGCATCTCACATGACCCTCGGGGAGACACTTCAGAGTCTCATTCGATCGATTGAGTCCCATACCTCACAAGACAAGAAGCCAAGTATGATCTTTGTGGGCACATTCTTGGATCAACTGGATGAGAGCTCGGATACACTTATCAAGAGGAATCAAGAGATTCTCGACATGCTGCCACCCGATATCAAGAAGCTATTGGTGTACAACGATTCTGGATTGAACAATCTTATTTTTGGTCTCAACACAATCAGCCGAGATGACGATTCACTGGCCACTGCCAATAGGATTAGAATTACTGTTGAGGACTCTATTCCGCTACAAGTCAAAATGCCCATCTGGTGGTCCTTCTTGGATTCACTTCTCCAGAGTTTATCTGCCAGTCTCGAGCGAGGTGTATTAAGCATTGGAGAATGTCTCCAATTAGCCACTCGATTTGGTTATTTGCTCAAAGATCTTGAAGCTGCTCTGGTCTTCTTTGACAACGTGTGTATAGCACACTACTATCCCTCCATTCTCCccaacacagtgtttgtggatgCCCAGATTCCACTAGACAAGATCACCGAGCTCTCACAGCACGCCATCTTCCTGAGGAATGCTGAAGTCAAGTCACGCTCTACTCTAAGCACAGGAATGACCAAGGCCGAGTGGAAGAGATTTCGAGATGAGGGCATAGTCACTTTAGGGTTCCTTCGATTCTTTAAAAAGCATTACGTTGAAGGCATCTTTTCTCCAGAAGATATGCTGTTGATCATGAAAGATCTTCTCGTGATTGCTCCCATTCCACTAGTGGAGTCCACTACCCACCAAGCCGAGTTCTTCATGCCATCTCTACTCACATCAATCCCACCTGCTGAGCTAGACAAGATTCGTTCCTCCTTCACAATATCACCCTTCGCTATCTACTTTCGTAGTGGGTGTATTCGCTCTGGAGTATTTTGCTGTCTAGTTGTGGACGTGATCAAGAGGTTGGACTGGAAAGTTTTTCTCCCCTCAGGGAAACTAATCTGTTTTGCTAAAAATTGTATCCAGCTAAGAATTCCCAAGCACCCGTTTACCGTGGCTCTGATCGACTCCTTCTCGTATATCGAAGTGTACATTGACGTCCCTTTTCCTTTACGCAATGAAATATGCCCTACGATTCGCAACGAAATTTTAAGCAGCATTAAATTGTCCTGTAAAGCGTTGCATTACAACAACGACACACCCGAGACAGGCATCTTTTGCCCATGCAAGAAGAGCACTGGAAGCAAATTGCACCTTGCTGATCTGAGCGAACGGAAGGACTATTGGATATGCTCCCAGGAGGCACGTGTGTATGGTAAGCTCAGTGACGAACATAGAATCTGGCTGGACAATAGCGAAGGTTCag GTGAACCATCCTCTGTTACGAGAGATGTCACTGAAAGAACAAGTGATGAGCTGCAATACCCCG GTAATTctgtaatggaagatgtgtgctTGAAGACggaagtacatgtgcatgttcaTGATCAGCGAAATACTTCTA ACCCTGCAATGGAACATGTGGTCAATAAAACGAGTGATCAACATACCA taatggaaGACGTGTGtaagaagactggagtgagggaccaacaactagatcaagaaatccctgagagtgacatcattctaatcGCGGAGAAATTTCCACACCTGCTGAGCGTGCACAAG GTTTTGACAATTGACGATCTGCAACATGTGTACGAGAAACTACACACTGCACATGAAAGTGCCAGCCCTCACTGGTTCAATCTGGGATTGGCTCTAGGTCTCCATCATTCTGTTCTTGCCATCATCAAGATCCAAAATCATGAAGAGTGTGTGTCTTGCTTGCGTGAAATGTTGGTTAAGCTCCTGAGTACACAACATGTAACATGGAGTCTCCTGTCAGACGCTCTCAAAAAGCCCACAGTGGATCTCATCAATTTGGCTGATAGCATCACAG CCACAACTCCTAACCTGCTGAATCGACTCAACCTCACCCCAGCTGACCTTGGTGATGTAACTGATGTCACACGTTGTTATGGCAATCAAGCTGGAGTGGCTCATGCATTGGGAGCGTGGCAAAGTGTGAATCCTTCCAGAGCTACCTTCAGGGCCTTGGTAGAAATTGCCATAGGACTGAGAAGAGGAGACACTGCTACAGACATTTGTAGATTCATTGTAGAGAATACGAGTGGAACTGACCGAAACTGA
- the LOC135342171 gene encoding uncharacterized protein LOC135342171 isoform X4, translating into MKHGHVLVNIVNMLMFGPAGTGKTNLKYLLTDKPPLLQRDSTPCMEKPVRIRPVSNTKFKSTGRGWEEMSQPKLRKLLAEIITKLPKESADPSTVSRVAESLKKMTTTELISDSDEQISGSSSSPLRRIDSDTLSGSARKLKKAVDEVIASVVSGVAEELKPATQGTDQLSSSDQQEGELFDSNWVYVTDCGGQPQFHDISPLFIKHISVALIVLRLIDELSSFPSDEYYKDGQLVGSPRASHMTLGETLQSLIRSIESHTSQDKKPSMIFVGTFLDQLDESSDTLIKRNQEILDMLPPDIKKLLVYNDSGLNNLIFGLNTISRDDDSLATANRIRITVEDSIPLQVKMPIWWSFLDSLLQSLSASLERGVLSIGECLQLATRFGYLLKDLEAALVFFDNVCIAHYYPSILPNTVFVDAQIPLDKITELSQHAIFLRNAEVKSRSTLSTGMTKAEWKRFRDEGIVTLGFLRFFKKHYVEGIFSPEDMLLIMKDLLVIAPIPLVESTTHQAEFFMPSLLTSIPPAELDKIRSSFTISPFAIYFRSGCIRSGVFCCLVVDVIKRLDWKVFLPSGKLICFAKNCIQLRIPKHPFTVALIDSFSYIEVYIDVPFPLRNEICPTIRNEILSSIKLSCKALHYNNDTPETGIFCPCKKSTGSKLHLADLSERKDYWICSQEARVYGKLSDEHRIWLDNSEGSGEPSSVTRDVTERTSDELQYPVMEDVCKKTGVRDQQLDQEIPESDIILIAEKFPHLLSVHKVLTIDDLQHVYEKLHTAHESASPHWFNLGLALGLHHSVLAIIKIQNHEECVSCLREMLVKLLSTQHVTWSLLSDALKKPTVDLINLADSITATTPNLLNRLNLTPADLGDVTDVTRCYGNQAGVAHALGAWQSVNPSRATFRALVEIAIGLRRGDTATDICRFIVENTSGTDRN; encoded by the exons ATGAAGCACGGACACGTCTTGGTTAACATTGTCAACATGCTCATGTTTGGACCGGCGGGAACAGGGAAGACCAACCTCAAGTACCTGCTAACCGACAAGCCCCCTCTGCTACAGCGTGACAGCACTCCTTGTATGGAAAAGCCAGTACGCATTCGACCCGTGTCCAACACAAAATTCAAGTCAACTGGAAGAGGCTGGGAAGAGATGTCTCAGCCAAAGCTGCGCAAGCTACTTGCTGAAATCATCACTAAGTTACCAAAAGAAAGCGCCGATCCATCCACCGTATCAAGGGTTGCCGAGAGCTTGAAGAAGATGACCACAACCGAGCTAATTTCTGATTCCGATGAGCAAATTTCTGGTTCCAGTTCGAGCCCATTGAGGAGGATCGATTCCGATACACTTTCTGGCTCTGCAAGAAAGTTGAAGAAAGCCGTTGATGAAGTGATTGCGAGtgtagtgagtggtgtggCAGAAGAGCTGAAGCCAGCCACACAGGGAACTGACCAACTGTCGAGCAGTGACCAGCAAGAAGGAGAACTGTTTGATTCCAACTGGGTGTACGTTACCGACTGTGGCGGCCAGCCGCAATTCCACGACATCAGCCCTCTCTTCATCAAGCACATTTCGGTGGCGTTGATAGTCCTGCGTTTGATTGACGAACTCTCCAGTTTCCCTTCTGACGAGTACTACAAGGATGGGCAGCTTGTTGGTAGTCCTCGTGCATCTCACATGACCCTCGGGGAGACACTTCAGAGTCTCATTCGATCGATTGAGTCCCATACCTCACAAGACAAGAAGCCAAGTATGATCTTTGTGGGCACATTCTTGGATCAACTGGATGAGAGCTCGGATACACTTATCAAGAGGAATCAAGAGATTCTCGACATGCTGCCACCCGATATCAAGAAGCTATTGGTGTACAACGATTCTGGATTGAACAATCTTATTTTTGGTCTCAACACAATCAGCCGAGATGACGATTCACTGGCCACTGCCAATAGGATTAGAATTACTGTTGAGGACTCTATTCCGCTACAAGTCAAAATGCCCATCTGGTGGTCCTTCTTGGATTCACTTCTCCAGAGTTTATCTGCCAGTCTCGAGCGAGGTGTATTAAGCATTGGAGAATGTCTCCAATTAGCCACTCGATTTGGTTATTTGCTCAAAGATCTTGAAGCTGCTCTGGTCTTCTTTGACAACGTGTGTATAGCACACTACTATCCCTCCATTCTCCccaacacagtgtttgtggatgCCCAGATTCCACTAGACAAGATCACCGAGCTCTCACAGCACGCCATCTTCCTGAGGAATGCTGAAGTCAAGTCACGCTCTACTCTAAGCACAGGAATGACCAAGGCCGAGTGGAAGAGATTTCGAGATGAGGGCATAGTCACTTTAGGGTTCCTTCGATTCTTTAAAAAGCATTACGTTGAAGGCATCTTTTCTCCAGAAGATATGCTGTTGATCATGAAAGATCTTCTCGTGATTGCTCCCATTCCACTAGTGGAGTCCACTACCCACCAAGCCGAGTTCTTCATGCCATCTCTACTCACATCAATCCCACCTGCTGAGCTAGACAAGATTCGTTCCTCCTTCACAATATCACCCTTCGCTATCTACTTTCGTAGTGGGTGTATTCGCTCTGGAGTATTTTGCTGTCTAGTTGTGGACGTGATCAAGAGGTTGGACTGGAAAGTTTTTCTCCCCTCAGGGAAACTAATCTGTTTTGCTAAAAATTGTATCCAGCTAAGAATTCCCAAGCACCCGTTTACCGTGGCTCTGATCGACTCCTTCTCGTATATCGAAGTGTACATTGACGTCCCTTTTCCTTTACGCAATGAAATATGCCCTACGATTCGCAACGAAATTTTAAGCAGCATTAAATTGTCCTGTAAAGCGTTGCATTACAACAACGACACACCCGAGACAGGCATCTTTTGCCCATGCAAGAAGAGCACTGGAAGCAAATTGCACCTTGCTGATCTGAGCGAACGGAAGGACTATTGGATATGCTCCCAGGAGGCACGTGTGTATGGTAAGCTCAGTGACGAACATAGAATCTGGCTGGACAATAGCGAAGGTTCag GTGAACCATCCTCTGTTACGAGAGATGTCACTGAAAGAACAAGTGATGAGCTGCAATACCCCG taatggaaGACGTGTGtaagaagactggagtgagggaccaacaactagatcaagaaatccctgagagtgacatcattctaatcGCGGAGAAATTTCCACACCTGCTGAGCGTGCACAAG GTTTTGACAATTGACGATCTGCAACATGTGTACGAGAAACTACACACTGCACATGAAAGTGCCAGCCCTCACTGGTTCAATCTGGGATTGGCTCTAGGTCTCCATCATTCTGTTCTTGCCATCATCAAGATCCAAAATCATGAAGAGTGTGTGTCTTGCTTGCGTGAAATGTTGGTTAAGCTCCTGAGTACACAACATGTAACATGGAGTCTCCTGTCAGACGCTCTCAAAAAGCCCACAGTGGATCTCATCAATTTGGCTGATAGCATCACAG CCACAACTCCTAACCTGCTGAATCGACTCAACCTCACCCCAGCTGACCTTGGTGATGTAACTGATGTCACACGTTGTTATGGCAATCAAGCTGGAGTGGCTCATGCATTGGGAGCGTGGCAAAGTGTGAATCCTTCCAGAGCTACCTTCAGGGCCTTGGTAGAAATTGCCATAGGACTGAGAAGAGGAGACACTGCTACAGACATTTGTAGATTCATTGTAGAGAATACGAGTGGAACTGACCGAAACTGA